Within the Eucalyptus grandis isolate ANBG69807.140 chromosome 1, ASM1654582v1, whole genome shotgun sequence genome, the region TCTGATGATCTCCTGTTCTTTGCAATAAGCACAATGACATCAAAAGAACAGCAGAAACAGAACTGCACATGGGGGACTTCACTAAATTTAAGTAGCCTCGAAGGCTTTTAGTTTTACTGAAGTTGTACGCAATGCCTAGACTTTCACGcaaactgaaaaataaaagaatagcaGCAGAATCTATTGCTAATGCATGCGAGGGAATAGGAAAAATCTCATCTCCTGCTTTGCCAAAACTTCATCGCAGAAATCCTTCTAGTCTCCAGATAAACACCGAGGGCAATCACACCTGAAGCCAAACCCTTGGGACAGAAGACTTTGCCGTGCATCCCAATCAAGACTTGCATCAATGTAGCAAATCCTAAGTTCTTCGCCTGCAAAATACCCTTCTAAGATTGCAACACAGAATTGACCTTTTCTAAAGAAGAACCAGACTGGGCAATGTAACAACAGTCAGCTGGACAACTAGCCTGTTATTTCCTGTATAATTGTTGTCATAATTTTCTTCTGCACAAATTATACTGAATTATAATGGACGAAGCCAACAGCCTGGCACATGACCACAATGGACAGTCTGGTCTCAAGCTCCATCATGAGACCCATAAAACTATACTTACTGATCCATTCATCTCAAGAATTATGTAGCAGGTACCTGAGTGTATTCCATGATTTTCTACACCATCATTATATCCTCCCCATCAGTTCAGACTATCCATCACATAGTCTAGCCTACTTGTCCTTGCAAATTGCCAAATTGCAAATTGAATGCTTTCTATACTAAATGCCCAGACTCACAAATGGCCCACATGCCAAAGGAGCTAATGAATTTGGACACTATATGGATACTGTCTCAGGCTCTCAGCATCTTAACACTCGACGAAAATACCAAATACCCCTTCTCATGCATTGTACAAGATAACTTGGCAGTGCATGGCCTGCACTTTCAGAAACTGACAGCCCAAGGGAAAGCTACTAACTGCTAGAGCAATGGAACAATCTCCACCAATAACTTACTAATTACAAATGATGCCAGTTGAAACTAAGATTCTATATGGACTATGACGAGAATGTCCTACAATTGAGCGATAAgcaaaaaaatgctatatactAAAGTAATGCTGCATAAATTTACTGTAAATGAGACAAACCTGGCTCAATATCTCGAAGAGCCTTCAATTTTGCAACTGCATCTTCTAACCATATAATATGCGTATTAGGATCTGCAAGGAAAACAGTACAATACTTCTAAACAGCTGAATAAGAACAGAGGCCAAAAAAAGTTCAGTCTCTTCTTTCATCAATCTTCCGAGGTgcacataaatcattttttcttccttagtagcatgcaatttaatttttcaaaattggcaAAACTTTATCCTAGAAATCTGCAGTTTCTAATTCAAAAATCAGACTGAAAACACACTTTCTTTCACAGGAACAGCTGATCAAAAAGCAGAGGCCAAAAAGGCTCAACCACTTCTCTCATGATTCTGCCAAGGTACATGTATAACGTTTTTTCCCAAGTAGCATGTAGATTAATCttttaaattatcaaatttttataCTAAAACTCTACATTTGCTAATTCAAGTCATACTAAATATACACTCTCTCTCACAGGAGGGACAGTCTGGTCTTAAGCTCAATcacttccctccctccctccctccctccctatctctctctcaagtTTGTGCCACGCTGTTGCAACAATCATCAGGAATAGGAGCAGGGAAATACCACAGTCATGATTATAGAATGAAGGAAGCATGTAAACCGCATTTCCAACAGCAGCTTCAGCTTCTACAGATGCCACAGCCATTGAAAGCAAATCCTCAAATGATCCTCCAACCACCTCTACACGGAATGCATTGATATGAATCCGTGCAAGCAGCGTAGTGTACCATTGCTTAGTCAGAACTAGAAATGTCAAAGACAATCATTCTCATAAGAATGACAAAGGACAGGATacaaaacaaagaaggaaaatgaaaatcagtGTTGCATGAAGGATACATGCTATCTGCTCATCCTTCAAATGAGCATTTGTGAAGGCACACTTCAGCAATCCGAACCCTTCCTCCATCTAATCACATTAATTTAGAAGGTCAAAGGAAGTTCAACAAGATTTCCTGCTAATTGTTAGTCTATTCATTCTATACATAAGCATTGAGACTATAAAAAGTGAGTCTTCTGTATTGTTCTTGTAACTATCTTATAACACAAATAAAGATACATTCTGCAGCATCTCTAAATGtgataaattcatttttcaaatgttgAAGACAATTTCCAAAATGAATCTTAAAAAGTTTCCAATTTGCACCTTACAAATTCATAAAGGAAAGCACATCATGCTTTACATGGAAAAAGTAATGCTGCACATAGCCTTCCTGAGAACCAAAACAGCACCAAACAAATTTAAAGAGGAGCATTCAGGTGTCCAGGGATAAGGCTTTTCATTTAAGGAGACGCATCAACAATATGATAAAAGGCTCCAGTGCTGCTAATTCAGTCCCAAATATTCTTAGTACAACAAGAAAAATCAGTGTGGAAGACAAAACATTATAACAGTTCAATAAAACTTTTATAATAAGCCACACATCCAGAGACTTGaatttttagattaaaaaaagtcGGCTACAAGGTTCTCACCTCAGATATCATCTCAGGAGACAAATAAGCAGGTTGAAGTATGTCAAGACAGTCGCTGGATGTTGCGCCTGATATAACCATACAAGCTAGCCGTTTTACCAGGAAGGGATATTTCAAACCTCGGGCGCTTTGCAGAGAGATAAATGAAATTACACATCAAGATGATGGAAACCCCTTAAGAAATCAAGCTTTTTCATCACAATATAATAACGCCAACTTAACTACTAAATGCTCTTCTCTGAAAATACAGTTTTTCAACTCacgcaaaacataaaaaatggtGCTTTGATGGTCTTTGCTTGCTTTCAAAATTtatagagaagaagaaaaacatccATTCTTTCGCTAAGAGGTTGGACTGTAAACCAAGCTTGACCAAAAATAAAGCAACTCTAGTTAGGAAAAGGCCATCAAAGCTTTGACAGATCAGACTACAATCTGCCGTGcttcttttataaaaacttaaatGAGACCTTTGCACGGTCACTTTTGCTAGATATAGGCAATTACTTTTCATGAATCAAATGGGAACCAGCATTGGGTCTCAGGAAAAGCATCTAGGTTGATAAGATTTCTAAATTGTAGTAGTTCTCTTCTGTCAGCCAAAAGAGACTAACCAACAAAGCATATGTAGTCAAAACAGGTGAAATTCAATCAGGATGCAGATGGGCAGacacaaaaatgaacaaaagactCTCGTGGTGGCTTCTATCTGTTGCCTAGTCGCAGCCACATGTAGTCCAGGGTGTGAGTCGCCATAACCAGCTGGCGATGAAGCAAACAACAGTAACAAGACTAGAGATACTTCGTACCGACAATAGTCATCATGGATCGACCAGTCGACCCTTGTCTCGACTTCATAAAATGCCTGCGGACCAATATCGAATACGATATCACGTAAGATTCATCAAAGCAACAAAACGTTAGATAAgttcaaaattcaaagccaaaagGACAGTAAGACAATATATTACGATTAACGTTACAA harbors:
- the LOC104446239 gene encoding histone-lysine N-methyltransferase ATXR4 isoform X2, with translation MAAEHAPRHFMKSRQGSTGRSMMTIVGATSSDCLDILQPAYLSPEMISEMEEGFGLLKCAFTNAHLKDEQIAFLTKQWYTTLLARIHINAFRVEVVGGSFEDLLSMAVASVEAEAAVGNAVYMLPSFYNHDCDPNTHIIWLEDAVAKLKALRDIEPGEELRICYIDASLDWDARQSLLSQGFGFRCDCPRCLSGD
- the LOC104446239 gene encoding histone-lysine N-methyltransferase ATXR4 isoform X1 encodes the protein MSLLSRYGRSAYSRKLRGPSALLRLAFLSTASPASPGAPSPARPGGPPPIRVALTESAGRGVFASRRIGSGELIHTAEPVVSHPSLHSLHAVCYFCLRKLDGAGSPARAASFCSDGCRARSKAFYEVETRVDWSIHDDYCRARGLKYPFLVKRLACMVISGATSSDCLDILQPAYLSPEMISEMEEGFGLLKCAFTNAHLKDEQIAFLTKQWYTTLLARIHINAFRVEVVGGSFEDLLSMAVASVEAEAAVGNAVYMLPSFYNHDCDPNTHIIWLEDAVAKLKALRDIEPGEELRICYIDASLDWDARQSLLSQGFGFRCDCPRCLSGD